The nucleotide sequence GCAAGCAGGTGCCGCCGGGGGTCACCAAGGAGCAGATCGTCGCCGGGCTGCGGGCCCGCGGCGACGGCACGCTCGCCGACATCTACAGCCGGGTCGACCTCGTGCCCGGCGTCGGCATCGACTTCGACAAGGTCGGCCAGATCCTGCTGACCGTGCTGGCGCTGTTCGTCATCTCGTCGTTCTTCGGGCTCGTCCAGGCCCGGCTGACGACGACCCTGGTGCAGCAGGCGGTCTACCGGCTGCGCCAGGAGATCGAGGACAAGTTCGCCCGCCTGCCGCTGAAGTACTTCGACCGCCAGCCGCGCGGCGAGGTGCTTTCCCGCGTCACCAACGACATCGACAACCTGGCGCAGTCGCTGCAGCAGACGCTGTCGCAGATCGTCTCGTCGCTGCTGACGGTGCTCGGCGTGCTGATCATGATGTTCCTGATCTCGCCGCTGCTGGCGCTGATCGCGCTGCTCACGGTCCCGCTGTCGGCGGTCGTGGCGGCGAAGGTCGGGAAGCGGGCGCAGCCGAACTTCATCAAGCAGTGGTCGACGACCGGGAAGCTGAACGCCCACGTCGAGGAGATGTACACCGGGCACTCGCTGGTCAAGGTGTTCGGCCGCCGCGACGAGTCCGCGGCGATCTTCGACAAGCAGAACGAAACGCTGTACCAGGCGAGCTTCAAGGCGCAGTTCATCTCCGGGATGATCCAGCCGGCGATGATGTTCATCGGCAACCTGAGCTACGTGCTGGTGGCGGTGATCGGCGCGCTGCGCGTCGCGTCGGGCAACCTGACGCTGGGCGAGGTGCAGGCGTTCATCCAGTACTCGCGCCAGTTCAGCCAGCCGGTGACGCAGATCGCCAGCATGGCGAACCTGCTGCAGTCCGGGGTCGCGTCGGCCGAGCGGGTGTTCGCGCTGCTCGACGCCGAGGAGCAGGCCCCGGAGCCGGCGCACCCGGAGCGGCCGTCCGAGATCCGCGGGCGCGTCGAGTTCCAGGACGTCTCGTTCCGCTACCTGCCGGAGAAGCCGCTGATCGAAGACCTCTCGCTGACCGTCGAACCCGGTCAGACGGTGGCGATCGTCGGCCCGACCGGTGCGGGGAAGACGACGCTGGTCAACCTGCTGATGCGTTTCTACGAGCTCGACAGCGGGCGCATCACGCTCGACGGCGTCGACATCGCGAAGATGAACCGCGAAGAGCTGCGCGACCAGACCGGCATGGTGCTGCAGGACGCGTGGCTGTTCGGCGGCACGATCGCGGAGAACATCGCCTACGGCGCGGACGACCCGACCCGTGAGGAGATCATCGAGGCGGCACAGGCGACGTACGTGGACCGCTTCGTCCGGACACTGCCGGACGGCTACGAGACGGTGCTCGACGACGAGGGCGGCACGGTCAGCGCGGGTGAGAAGCAGCTGATCACGGTGGCGCGGGCGTTCCTGGCCAAGCCGGTGATCCTCATCCTCGACGAGGCGACCAGCTCGGTCGACACCCGCACCGAGGTGCTGATCCAGCGGGCGATGAACTCGCTGCGCAGCGGGCGCACGAGCTTCGTCATCGCGCACCGCCTCTCGACGATCCGCGACGCGGACGTGATCCTGGTGATGGAGCAGGGCCGCATCGTCGAGCAGGGCGATCACGAAACGCTGCTGCACAGCGGGGGTGCCTACGCGCGGCTGTACGCGGCGCAGTTCGCCGAAGCCATGGCGGAAACCGACTGAGCCGTCGCCCCGGTACCCTGGAAGCTCTTCGAGCGGAAGGGGTACCGGGGCGGCCATGGCCGACAAACTCGAGGAATACCGCGGCAAGCGCGCTCGCGACCGCACCTCCGAGCCCTGGCCGGACGGCCCGCCCGCCCCCGGGGACAACGACCTCTTCGTCATCCAGGAGCACCACGCCACCCGGCTGCACTGGGACTTCCGGCTGGAACGCGACGGGGTGCTCGTGTCGTGGGCGGTGCCGAAGGGCCTGCCGCTCTCCCCCGGCGTGCCGCGGCTCGCCGTGCACACCGAAGACCACCCCATGGAGTACCTGACCTTCTCCGGCGAGATCCCCGCGGGCGAGTACGGCGGCGGCCGGATGACCGTGTGGGACACCGGGAAGTACGAAACCCTGCACTGGAACGACCACAAGGTCGAGGTGGTCTTCCACGGCGAACGCGCGCGCGGCAAGTACCTGTTCACCAACCGGCACGACGAAGACGACCGCGACTGGACCCTGCGGCGCCTCGACCCCGCCGAACCCGGCCACGAAGACGCGCCCGAGTTCGTCGAGCCGATGACGGCGGTCCCGGGCGAGCTGCCCGCGGACGACGACGAGTGGGCCTACGAATTCGCCTGGGGCGGCCTGCGCACGATGCTGCTGGTGTGCGGCGGCCGCGTCACCGCGCACGACGAAACCGGCGCCGACGTCACGGCGCGCTATCCCGAGCTGCACAAGCTGGGCGAGCAGCTCGGGTCCACGGAAGTGCTGCTGGACGGCGAAGTCGTCGTGGTCAAGGACGGCAAGCCCGACCCGGACGGCCTCGACGAGCGCCGCCGGGCCGACGGTGCCGCCGCCAAGCGGCTCAAGGCCAGCTGCCCGGTCTTCTACTTCGCTTCCGACGTCCTGCACCTCGAGGGCCGGGCGACGCTCGAGCTGCCGTACACGAAGCGCCGGGAGCTGCTCGACGGCTTGCCGATCGAGGACCGGCACTGGCAGGTCCCGCGGTACTACCTGGGCGGCGGCGAGGCCGTCGCGGGCGCCAGCCGCCAGCACGGCCTGCCCGGCGTCGTCGCGAAACGGGCCGACAGCCCGTACCAGCCGGGTGGCGGCCCTGGCGACTGGCTGCTGATCAGGAACTGACCCGGCGCACCAGCGCGACACCGGCCACGACGACCACGAGGCCGGCGACGACGTTGCCGATCAGCGCGCCGGTCGACGGCGTGGTTTCCCCGGCGTGCCGGAGCAACCACGGCGAGACGGCGGCCCACGCGCCGAGGACCGGGACCACCCAGCCGATCAGTGCGAGCCTGCGGGTGGCCGTGCGCGCGATCGCCAGCGCGATGAGGACCAGGCCGACGAGGGTGTCGCTCAGCGCCAGGACGCCCGCGCCACCGAAGCCGGTGAGCCACGGCGCCATGACCAGGTAGAGCCCGGCCAGCAGGACCAGTCCGGCGGCCGCGCCGATCACCGCCGTGCGGCGCGGCGCGGCCGGGGTGCGATGGGATGTCATCTCCTCACCTCCACCCGGAGAGGTACCCGGCCGTCGCACGCGGTAACCGGGGCCTGCCCGCCGCCCTCGTGCCGGCAGGCCCCGGCGCGGTCAGCAACCGCAGGTGTAGTACGTGATGTCCCAGTGGTTGCCCTCGTCGCAGTAGAGGTTGCCGGACGCCGCCTTCCACTGCGGGTAGCCGTCGCCGCGCACGCCCGCGTAGCTGAAGCTGTTCTTGACGTAGGCGTCGATGCAGCTGTTGTGCGCGATGTCCACCTTGTAGCCGTTCCAGTGGCTGTAGGTGCCGGACGCGTGCCCGGTCTCGGTGCCGCCGGTGATGTTGATGGCACAGCCGCTGGCCCGCTTCAGGGTGATGACCCCGCTGACCGTGCTCTGGTTGATCTGCTCATACGACGTGCACGTCGAGTTGTTGCGGTCGGTGCAGCCGCCGCTCGAGGAGTGCGTCACCCCGGCCGCGGACAGCTGCGACGCGGCCTGCGCCTGGGTGAGCTTGGTGACCTCGACGCTCGCCGACGCGGTGCCGATGGTCGCGAACACCGCCGTCGCCGCGGCGGCGGCCAGTCCCAGTGCCACCCGCGCCAGCATCCGTTGTCCCGGCATGACTTGTCTCCTCGCCTGTGACGATCCGAACGCCGGTGAGCCAAATCGGGCCGGCCATAACTTCGCCAAACGCCGCGGACGCGCGCCGGGTGCGGCCGGGCTCAGGTCCTGATCTTCGCCAAGACTTCACGAGTCCGGTCGCGGTCCGGGGATGCGCTGGTGACGGCGTTGAGATCGCGCAGCGCGCGCAGTTCCCACAGCGGGAACCCGAGCTCCCGGAACAGGCCGGCCGAGGTGCGCAGCAGCCGCTCCGCTTCGCCGCCGGCACCGTCCTCGGCCTGCGTCCGCCCCAGGCTGAGCAGGGCGTACCCGGCGCCGCGGCGGTCGCGCAGCTCCCGGAACACCTCCAGCGCGAGCAGCAGGTGCCGTCGCGCGCCCGCCGGGTCGCCCGCGCGGCGGCGGGCCTCGGCGAGGCTGCGGTGGGTGTAAGCGGCGGCGTGCCGGTGCCCGATCTGCTCGAACAGTGCCAGCGACCGGGTCAGGAAGCCGTGTCCGTCGGCCACTTCCCCGGCGTCGGTGTGCAGGTCGCCGAGGCTGCGCAGGACGTGCGCCTCCCAGTGCCGTTCGCGGGTGCGGACGGCGCCGCCGAGCGCGCCGGTGAGCAGGTCGGCCGCCTGGGCCTGGCCGCCGTGCCGGCGCAGGACGTCGGCGTAGCGCTTGGCGGCGTGGTCGTGCCCGCGGCCGTCGTCGCAGTCCTGCGCCAGCAGCATGCTCACCTCGAAGCTTTCGACCGCGCGCCGCACGTCGCCGACGTCCTCGGCCAGCGAGCCCAGCTGCGCCGCCGCGGCCGCCTGCCCGCGGCGGTCCCCGCACTCGCGCAGCAGCCCCAGTGCTTCCCGCAGCTCGGCCTCGGCGGCGCGCGGGTCACCGCCGTCGAGGTGGACGTCGGCGAGCGCGGCCAGCACCGCGCCGGTGCCCTGCGGGTCGGCCAGGGCCCGGTAGCGCTGCTCGGCCATGACGAAGTAGGTCCGGGCCCGGTGCCAGTGACCGTGCTGCCAGTGGACCGTGCCGAGGTTGTGGAGCTTCTCCGCCTCCGCGCGCGGGTCGCGGCGGCGGCGGGCCGCGGCCAGCCCGAGCACGGACACCGCGTGGGCGGCGTGGCCGAGCCACGGGGTGCCCGCCAGCGCGGTGCAGGCGTCGGCGAGCCGTTCGGTCAGCTCGTGCCAGCCGTGGGCGCCCGCCAGCCGGACGGCGGCGGCGAGGTGGCCGGTCTCCTCGGCCGCCCAGGCCGCCGGGTCGGCGGCGATCCGGCGGGCGATCGCCGGATCCGGCTTCGGCAGGCCGGGTGCCGGACGGCCACGGGCGTGCTCGGCGTAGGCCAGCGCGACCTCGCACGCCCGGCGCACCGCGGCCTGATCGGTGTCCGCCTGCCGTTCGGCCAGCACCAGGCGCACGAACGGGGCCACCGCCCACCGCGGCCCGGCCGGGCAGGCCAGGTGCGCGGCGGCCAGGTCGTCGAGGCGGTCACGGGCTTCGTCGACGGACCGGTCGAGCAGGGCCGCGGCACACCAATCCGGGACGGCGGCGCCGAAGGCGGCGAGCTGCCGCAGCAGCGCCACGTCGGCGGCGGACCGCTCCCGCAGCGCCGACGTCACCGCGGCGCGGACGCCGAGGTCGCCGGCGGTCAGCTCGTCGAGCCGGCGGCGGTCGTCGGCGAGCCGCGCCGCGAGGTCGCCGACGCGCCGGTCCGGCCGCGTCGCGAGTTTGACGCCGGCGATCCGGACGGCGAGCGCGAGCCCGGCGCAGTGCTCGAGAAGCCGTTGCGCCGCTTCGGGTTCCGCCCGCAGCCGCGCCTCGCCCGCGATCGCCGCCAGCAGTGCCCAGGCGTCCTCTGTGGACAGTGACGGCACCGGGATCGCCCGCGCCCCGCACAGGCCCGGCAGCCGGCGGCGCGTGGTGACCAAGGTGGCGCAGCCGGGCCCGCTCGGCAGCAGGGCACGCACCTGGGCCTCCGACGCGGCGTCCTCGAACAGCACCAGCAGCCGCCGGTCGGCGGTGTAGCCGCGCCAGAGCCCGGCCAGCCCGGCGCGGTCGGCCAGTTCCGCCGGGGTCGCGCCGAGCCGGCGCAGGAAGCCCGCCAGCACGGCCGCCGGTTCGGCCGGTGTCCCGTCCGGGGCACGCAGCGAGGCGGTCAGCTGGCCGTCGGGGAACCGGCGGCGGGCTCGCCAGGCGGCCTGGACCGCCAGCGCGGACTTGCCCGCCCCGGCGGCGCCGTGCAGCACGACCGGGGCCGGGCCCCGCAGCGCCCGGGCGACGTCGGCGAGTTCGGCCACGCGGCCGGTGAAGTCGGGCACCGCGGGCGGGAGCTGGGCGGGCGGCCCCGGCGTCGTCCATTCGGTACCGGCGATCCGGCGGTACACGGCGACGAGGTCGGCGCCCGGCCACACGCCCGCTTCGTCCCACAGTGCCCGCCGGGTCCGGCGAAGCACCTCCAGCGCCGATTCGCGGCGGCCGACGGCCCCGAGCGCGGCGGCGAGGCGGGCGGCGAGCACCTCGTCCGCGGGCCGGGCCGCGACCACCGGATCGAGCCGCTCGACGACGGACCGGCCGTCGCCGTCGGCGAGCTCCAGCTCCACCAGCTGCAGCAGCGCGGCCGAACGCCGGTCCTGCAGCCACAGCTTGTGCGCTTCCAGCAGCGGCCCGCCCGCGATGTCGGCGAACGCGTCACCCCGCCAGCACGCCAGGGCCCGTTCGAGCGCGCGGCGGCGCTGGGCCCGGTCGTCGGCACCCGAGACGAGCAGCGCCAGGAACTCGTCCGCGTCCAGCTCCCCCGGCTCGACGGCCAGCGCGTAGCCCCGGGGGCCGGACCGCAGCCGCTGCCCGGCCTCGGCGGCACCGAGGCCGGGTGAGAGCGTCTTGCGCAGTTTCGACACGGTGACCTGCACGATCGCCGCGGCGCTCGACGGCGCGCCGTCCGGCCACAGCTCGTCGACCAGGGTGTCCCGGCCGACGAACCGGCCGGCGCGGGCGAGGAGGACGGCGAGCAGCCGTCGCGGCTGGGCTGCCGAGGGCAGCGGGACGGAGGCCGTCAACGGGCCGAGGACCTGGAACCGCACGGCTACAACACCCCACCCGCGAGATCACCTGATCGAGCGAGCTGAATCTAACCTTCCGGAGCCCCGGCGGAACCCCGCTCACCCGGATGGCCGAAGACGTTCGCCTCAGGCGTGGGCGAGCAGCTTCGCCAGCAGCGCCGGGTTCGCCGCCAGTCCTTCGCGCAACGTGTGCTCCCGCAGCGGCTTCAGGTCGCCGTAGGGCTGGTTCGCCCAGTCCAGGGCACCCTGCGGCGGTTCGGGGTCGTACTCGATGACGAACTGGATGGCCGTCGCGACCGGCCGCCCGGCCAGCCGTTCCGCCAGGTGCAGCGCCAGGTCGATGCCGGCCGACACGCCCGCCGCGGTGATCACCGGGCCGTCCTCGACCCACCGCCGGGCGACCGGGGTCGCGCCCAGCCCGGTCAGCAGGTCGCGGAACATCCAGTGCGTCGTCGCCTGCCTGCCGTCCAGCAGCCCGGCCGCGCCGAGGACGAGGGAGCCGGCGCAGACCGACGTCACGAGCTCGGCGCCTTCGGCCGCGGTGCGCAGCCAGGCGAGGAGGCGCTCGTCGGCCATCGCGTGCAGCGTCGGGACGGTGCCGCCGGGCACCAGCACGGCGAAGGGGGACGGCACCTCGTCGAACGTGTGGCTGGGGGCGATCCGCAGCGGGGTGTCGGTGCCGACGGTGTCCTTCGTGGCGCCGACGACGACGGTCCGGTAGCGCGGGTCCAGCTGCCCCAACGCAGTCAGGACCTGCAGCGGGCCCACGAGGTCCAGTGGCGTCAGGCCGGGGTACACGACGAAGGCGATGGTCTTCCGCTCATCGGTCTTCTGCTCATCGGTCATACCGTCGAGCTTGGGGAAACCGCGCGCGGGCGGCGGCACGGATGTCCGGATTCCTGCGAACCACGTCCGAGCGCCGGTCCCGGCTGCTAGCGTCCGATCATGCCAGGCTCACCCAGACGGGTCGCGATCGTCGGTTACGCCGACGCCGAGCTGCTGGACATCGCCTGCCCCGCCGACGTGTTCGACGCCGCCAACCGGCTCGGCGCGCGGCCGCCGTACGAGCTGCAGCTGGCCTCGGTCGACGGCCACGGCATCCGCACCGCCTCCGGCCTGACGCTGCAGCCGCACCTGCGGCTCGACCAGGTCGCCGGCGACCTCGACACGCTGGTCGTCGCGGGCGGCTGGGGCAGCACGGCCGCGGCGGCCGACGAGCGCGTCCTGGCCCACGTCCGTCGGCTCGCCCGCACCAGCCGCCGGGTGGCGTCGGTGTGCACGGGCGCGGAGGTGCTCGCGGCGGCCGGGCTGCTCAACGGCCGCCGCGCGACGACGCACTGGCGCTACGCCGCGCGCCTGGCGCGGGACTACCCGTCGGTGACGGTGGACCCGGTGCCGCTGTACATCCGCCACGGCAACGTCTACACGGCGGCGGGCGTGACGAGCGGGCTCGACCTGACCCTGTCGCTGGTGGAGGCCGACCACGGCCCGTCGCTGGCCCGCGAGGCGGCCCGCGCGCTGGTCACGTACCTGCAGCGGCCGGGCAACCAGGCCCAGGTCAGCCTGTTCCTGACCGGGCCGCCGCCGGAGCACCGCGAGGTCCGCGACCTCACCGCCTACATCGCCGAACACCTCGACGCCGACCTGGGCACCCCGGCGCTGGCGGCCCGCGCGGGCATCAGCACCCGCCAGCTCACCCGCCTGTTCGACGCCCACCTCGGCACGACCCCGGGCCGCTACGTCCGCACGATCCGCACGGAGCACGCTGCCCGCCTGCTCTCGGGCACGGACCTCCCGCTGGCGACGATCGCCCGCCGCTGCGGCTTCGGCTCGACGGAGACCCTGCGCCAGGCCTTCCTCGACCACTTCGACACACCACCGTCGGCGTACCGCCGCGTCCACGTCCGCCAGGCCTACGGCTGACCCCGTGTCGTCCATCGGGGTACGCGTGTCGTCCACCTGAGTACGCGTGTCGTCCGTTGCCGTACCGGACGACACGCGTACATGAATGGACGACACGGCGAAGGCGGGAGGAACCGGGCGGCGCGGCGACCCGTTGCGGGCGCGGCGAAATCCCGCTGTCAGGATGTGCGGGTGGACCGCCCCGACCTCGACGACGACGAAACCGGCCCGATCCGCCGGATCACGGACGAGGTGTCCCTTTCGCCGGGCCACGGAGCGTCCGGAACGCCGGGTACGTCCCGGAAACCCGCCCGCCGCGCCCCGGCCGAGGGCACCCGCCGCACGGGCGAGCCCGACCGCCGCCGGGCCGACACCGGCCCCCAGCGCGCCGCCCACTCCGGATCGCTGCGGATCCCGGCCGAGCCCGGCCGCGCCGCCACCCCGCGCCGGCGCGGGGACACCGGGCCACAGCCGGTTCCGGCCGACCCAGCCGCACCGCGCACGCGTCGCGGGGACACCGGCCCGCAGCCGATCCCCGCCGACAGCGACCGCCCCGCCGCCCGCCGCGGGGACACCGGGCCGCAGCCGGTCACCGAGACCGCCGCCCGGCCCCGGCGCAAAGCCGTCGTCGCCACCCCCGAAACCGGACACGGGCACGGCCATGGACACGGCCACGGACCCGCCGCCCCGGCCTCCCGGCGCGTGCGGCTGCTCCTGATCTGGCTGCTCGCCCCGCTCGCCCTCGCCACCGTCGTCGGCATGATCGTCCTCTACCCCTGGAGCAAGGCCGCCCCCACCAGCGTCGTCCCGCAGGGCACGCCCGTGCACGCCGACATCCGCACCACCGCCACCGGCCCCTGCCTCGCCCAGGGCCAGGTCCAGGTCGGTGACCAGACGGACCCGAACGCGAAACCCTGCCTGACCGTCGAGCTCACCATGACCGACGGCCCCGCCTCCGGGAAACCGCTGCGGCTGACCGTGCCCATCGAGCCCAGCACCCCGCGCTTCGCCACCGGGGACGCCGTGGTGCTCGCCTACAACGGCGGGAACGCCGGTGATCCCGCCAGTTTCCAGCTGGTCGACTTCCAGCGCGGCACCCCGCTGCTCGTGCTGGCCGCCCTCTTCGCCGTCGCCGTGCTCGTGCTCGGCCGGTGGCAGGGCATCGCCGCGCTCGTCGCGCTCGGGCTGTCCTTCGTCGTCATCGCGCTGTTCATCCTCCCGGCCATCCTCGCCGGGGAAAACCCCCTGGTCGTGGCCATCGCCGGGGCCGGCGCGATCATGTTCATCGCGCTCTACCTGACCCACGGCCTCTCCGCGCGAACCTCCGCCGCGGTGCTCGGCACCCTCGTCAGCCTCGCGCTCATCGGCGTCCTGTCCGCGATCTTCTCCGCCGCGGCCTCGCTCACCGGGCTCGACGACAGCACGTCGACGCTCATCGGCTCGCTCGGCCACGGCATCGACGCGCGCGGGCTGCTGCTCGCCGGCGTCGTGATCGGCGCCCTCGGCGTGCTCGACGACGTCACCGTCACCCAGACCAGCGCGGTCTGGGAGCTCCGCCGCGCCAACCCGGACCTGACCTGGCGCGAGCTCTACAGCTCCGGCCTGCGGATCGGCCGCGACCACGTCGGCTCGGCGGTCAACACCCTCGTGATGGCCTACGCCGGGGCCGCGCTGCCGGTGCTGCTGTACTCGTCGATTTCCGGCGTCGGGCTCGGCGCCTTGCTCGGCAGCGAGGAAATCGCCCAGGAGATCATCCGGACGCTCGCCGGCAGCGTCGGCATCGTCGCGGCCGTCCCGGTGACCACCGTCCTGGCCGCGCTGATCGCCTCCCGTGAGCCCGCCGGACACCTCAGCACGGCGAAAGCGGCCGTGGCCTGATTCAGTCCAGCGTCGCCACGAACCGGCTGACGGCTTCCATCGTGAAGCGCTGCACGTACTTGCCCGACGGCGCCACCGACGCCAGCCGGTAGAGCGGGCGCTCCGCCACGCCGGAGCCGCGGGCCTCCGCTTTCAGCTCGGCGACCAGCAGCTCGCCGAAGACGAGGCCGTTCGCCTCGGTGTTGTTCATCAGCGCGTTCGCCAGCTTCCGCAGCTGCAGGATGCCCAGCTCGCGCCCGCCGGTCCCGGAGAACACCGCGAGGTCCACCTTCGCCACCTTGCCCCGCTGGCCGGCGTTGACGAGCAGGCTCACCGTGCGGCTGCCCCGGACGTCGCCGACGACGAGGTCGAGGCGGGTCGCGGTCGTCAAGTCGACACGGCGCAGCCCCCACGTGCGCACCAGCAGCGTCGAACCCTCCAGCCAGACGCGGCGGCGGATGCTGACCGCCATCACGTACAGCAGCGGCAGGGCGATCACCAGCGCGACGAGCAGGCCGGTCGGCGTGCCGCCGATCAGGCCGGCGATCCCGCCGAACGCCGCCGCGACGATCACCACGCCGATCAGGCCCGACAGGCCGCGGCGACGGCGGCCGCGCGGGTCCTCCTCGAACAGCGCGATCCGCTCGGTCATCCGTGCGCCCCCGTCCCGGCGAGGAACGGGTTGCCCGCGCGTTCCCGGCCGATCGTCGTCGCCGGGCCGTGGCCCGGCAGCACCACCGTGTCGTCCGGGAACGCCGCCAGCAGGTCCCGCAGCGCCGCCGCCACGTCCCCGCGGCCGATCGACCCGGCGAACAGCGTGTCGCCGGTCAGCGCGAGCCGGCCGCCCTCGGGCGTCTCCAGGCCCAGCACCACCGATCCCGGGGTGTGGCCGGGCACCGGCCGGACGTCGACCTCCAGCCCCGCGTACGCGCCCGGTGCAAGGGGCACGCTGTCGCCGTCGTACAGCGGCGCGTCGGCGGGGTGCAGGTGCAGCGGGACGCCGTGCTCGGCCGACAGCGCGGCGGCCGAGGCGACGTGGTCGGGGTGCCCGTGGGTGGCCAGCAGGGCCGCCGGGACCAGCCCGTGCTCGTCGAGCGCGGCGGCCAGCGGCGCGGCCACCTCCTGGCCCGGATCCACGACCACGCACGGCCCGCCGGCGGCCGCCGCCAGCAGGTAGCAGTTGGCCTGCAGCGGGCCGCTGCCGAACCCGACGACGAGCACCGAACGCCTCCCCGGACTTCCGCGCCGGATGGCGCCGATCACGATCGGGTTGAGACTAGCGGGCCCTGTACATGGTCCTCACAGGCTGTGCCCATACACTGCCGCTACCTCAAACGTGTGAGACGAGCGGAAACCTGGAGGGTACGGGGTGGCGACCAACCAGCAGCGCCGCGAAGCTGCGAAGCGCAAACTCGAGCGGCAGCTCGAGCGCCGATTGGAGCAGCAGAAGCGACGCCGGATGATCGGGGCTGGTGTAGTCGGCGTGGCCGTCCTCGTCGTCGCCGGTGTCGTGGTGTGGATCGTGAGCGCGAACAGCGGCACCGGCACCAACGCCGCGGCGCCGTCGTCCTCGGCCGCTCCGCCGCCGACCGACCTCCAGATCCCGACGCAGCGCACCGCGCTGCCGAAGCGGGCGACGCCGTTGCCGAACCCGACGACGTGCGACTTCAAGGCCGACGCGACGGGCAAGGCGCCGAAGAAGGTGAACGCGCCGGACGGCAAGAACGTCCCGTCGACCGGCACGGTGAACGTGACGCTGAAGAGCACCGCGGGCGACATCCCGCTGACGCTCGACCGGGCGCTCGCCCCCTGCGCGGTGCAGAGCTTCATCAGCCTCGCCAAGCAGAACTTCTACAACGACACCATGTGCCACCGGCTCGGCACCGAAGGCCTGCAGATGCTGCAGTGCGGTGACCCGTCGGCCACCGGCGACCCGACCCAGGACGGCCAGGGCGGCCCGGGCTACACGATGCCGGACGAGGCGTTCCCGGAGATCAAGTACGGCCGCGGCATCCTCGCCATGGCGAAGACGCAGGCCCCGAACTCCGGCGGCAGCCAGTTCTTCATGGTCTACGGCAGCGCCGACGGCCTCCCGGCGGACTACTCGGTGTTCGGCAGCATCAGCGACGAGGGCCTGAAGGTGCTCGACGCGGTGGCGAAGGCCGGCATCGCGAACCCGAACCCGCAGGACGGCACCGGAGCGCCGACCAAGCAGGTCAAGTTCACGGGCGTCACCGTCCAGTAGTTCCAGCCCCGGTTCGAGCCGAACGGGGATCCGCCCGTCCCGGACGCCG is from Amycolatopsis mediterranei and encodes:
- a CDS encoding YibE/F family protein encodes the protein MDRPDLDDDETGPIRRITDEVSLSPGHGASGTPGTSRKPARRAPAEGTRRTGEPDRRRADTGPQRAAHSGSLRIPAEPGRAATPRRRGDTGPQPVPADPAAPRTRRGDTGPQPIPADSDRPAARRGDTGPQPVTETAARPRRKAVVATPETGHGHGHGHGHGPAAPASRRVRLLLIWLLAPLALATVVGMIVLYPWSKAAPTSVVPQGTPVHADIRTTATGPCLAQGQVQVGDQTDPNAKPCLTVELTMTDGPASGKPLRLTVPIEPSTPRFATGDAVVLAYNGGNAGDPASFQLVDFQRGTPLLVLAALFAVAVLVLGRWQGIAALVALGLSFVVIALFILPAILAGENPLVVAIAGAGAIMFIALYLTHGLSARTSAAVLGTLVSLALIGVLSAIFSAAASLTGLDDSTSTLIGSLGHGIDARGLLLAGVVIGALGVLDDVTVTQTSAVWELRRANPDLTWRELYSSGLRIGRDHVGSAVNTLVMAYAGAALPVLLYSSISGVGLGALLGSEEIAQEIIRTLAGSVGIVAAVPVTTVLAALIASREPAGHLSTAKAAVA
- a CDS encoding MBL fold metallo-hydrolase, yielding MLVVGFGSGPLQANCYLLAAAAGGPCVVVDPGQEVAAPLAAALDEHGLVPAALLATHGHPDHVASAAALSAEHGVPLHLHPADAPLYDGDSVPLAPGAYAGLEVDVRPVPGHTPGSVVLGLETPEGGRLALTGDTLFAGSIGRGDVAAALRDLLAAFPDDTVVLPGHGPATTIGRERAGNPFLAGTGAHG
- a CDS encoding peptidylprolyl isomerase, whose protein sequence is MATNQQRREAAKRKLERQLERRLEQQKRRRMIGAGVVGVAVLVVAGVVVWIVSANSGTGTNAAAPSSSAAPPPTDLQIPTQRTALPKRATPLPNPTTCDFKADATGKAPKKVNAPDGKNVPSTGTVNVTLKSTAGDIPLTLDRALAPCAVQSFISLAKQNFYNDTMCHRLGTEGLQMLQCGDPSATGDPTQDGQGGPGYTMPDEAFPEIKYGRGILAMAKTQAPNSGGSQFFMVYGSADGLPADYSVFGSISDEGLKVLDAVAKAGIANPNPQDGTGAPTKQVKFTGVTVQ